Proteins from a single region of Rhodovibrio salinarum DSM 9154:
- a CDS encoding DUF938 domain-containing protein — MTDPRYHDALGPASTHADEAPSGADGRLHAPATQRNRGPILEVLMRLLPAEGTVLEIASGTGEHAVWFAQNLRPLVWQPSDADPEMRSSIDAHAQAQGVRTIQPAIALDVRHTPWPVRQARAVVCINLIHIAPWAAAAGLFAGAAGILPQGAPLVLYGPFKRNGAHTSDSNARFDASLRASDPSWGVRDLEDVDALAAANGFARQEVVEMPANNLTVAYVKE, encoded by the coding sequence ATGACCGACCCGCGCTATCACGATGCCCTCGGCCCGGCCAGCACACATGCCGACGAAGCCCCGAGCGGCGCCGATGGCCGCCTGCACGCCCCGGCGACACAACGCAACCGGGGCCCGATCCTGGAGGTGCTGATGCGCCTGCTGCCGGCCGAGGGGACAGTGCTGGAGATCGCCAGCGGCACCGGCGAGCACGCCGTCTGGTTCGCCCAGAACCTGCGCCCGCTGGTCTGGCAACCGTCCGACGCGGACCCCGAGATGCGCAGCTCGATCGACGCCCACGCCCAGGCGCAGGGCGTGCGGACCATTCAGCCGGCGATCGCGCTGGACGTCCGACACACCCCCTGGCCGGTGCGCCAGGCGCGCGCGGTCGTGTGCATCAACCTAATCCACATCGCCCCCTGGGCCGCCGCCGCGGGTCTGTTCGCCGGCGCCGCGGGCATTTTGCCGCAGGGCGCCCCGCTGGTGCTTTACGGCCCCTTCAAACGCAATGGCGCACATACCTCCGACAGCAACGCCCGGTTCGACGCCAGCCTGCGCGCCAGCGACCCCAGCTGGGGCGTGCGCGACCTGGAGGACGTCGACGCGCTGGCGGCCGCAAACGGCTTCGCCCGCCAGGAGGTGGTCGAGATGCCGGCAAACAACCTGACGGTGGCGTACGTGAAAGAGTGA
- a CDS encoding TerB family tellurite resistance protein, with the protein MLERIKAILRDRPVAADTGGFDQLQVAVAVLLVEAARMDNDFDADERTAIANLLQRRFDLDADAAEKLLAQAEQRAQGSVEFYTLTRTVKDAFEHEDRVEFMQMLWEVAYADGELHDHEANLMRRVTGLMYVTDLESGEARKRALRQLGYEA; encoded by the coding sequence ATGCTCGAGCGGATCAAGGCCATTCTGCGCGACCGGCCGGTCGCTGCGGACACCGGCGGTTTCGATCAACTGCAGGTCGCTGTGGCGGTGCTGTTGGTGGAAGCCGCACGCATGGACAACGACTTCGATGCCGACGAACGCACGGCGATCGCCAATCTGCTGCAGCGCCGCTTCGACCTCGACGCGGACGCGGCGGAGAAGCTGCTCGCCCAGGCGGAGCAAAGGGCCCAGGGGTCGGTGGAGTTCTACACCCTGACGCGCACGGTGAAGGACGCCTTCGAGCACGAGGATCGGGTGGAGTTCATGCAGATGCTGTGGGAGGTGGCCTACGCCGACGGCGAACTGCACGACCACGAGGCGAATCTGATGCGCCGCGTGACCGGACTGATGTACGTCACCGACCTGGAGAGCGGCGAGGCGCGCAAACGCGCATTGCGCCAGCTGGGCTACGAAGCCTGA
- the fdxA gene encoding ferredoxin FdxA, with protein MTYVVTEDCIKCKYTDCVEVCPVDCFYEGENMLVIHPDECIDCGVCEPECPPEAIIPDTDPEAEQWIELNTKYAELWPNITRKKDAMPEADSWDGVENKYEEHFSAEPGTGDQ; from the coding sequence ATGACCTACGTCGTCACCGAAGACTGCATCAAATGCAAGTACACCGACTGCGTCGAGGTGTGCCCGGTCGACTGCTTCTATGAAGGCGAGAATATGCTCGTCATCCACCCCGACGAGTGCATCGACTGCGGCGTGTGCGAGCCGGAGTGCCCGCCGGAGGCGATCATCCCGGACACCGATCCGGAAGCCGAGCAGTGGATCGAGCTCAATACCAAGTACGCCGAATTGTGGCCGAATATCACCCGGAAGAAGGACGCGATGCCCGAGGCCGACTCGTGGGACGGGGTGGAGAATAAGTACGAGGAGCATTTCTCCGCCGAGCCTGGCACCGGCGATCAGTAG
- a CDS encoding CarD family transcriptional regulator, giving the protein MATANAKKKDVPFNTGDYVVYPTHGVGKVMGLETTEISGSELELIVIKFDKDRMTLRVPVSKANNAGLRKLSTKKVMENALTTLKGRARAKKTMWSRRAQEYEAKINSGDPVSIAEVVRDLYRGEDQGEQSYSERQMYQAALERLAREFAAMEHIDERAAAEKLEGVLKAA; this is encoded by the coding sequence ATGGCGACGGCCAACGCGAAGAAGAAAGATGTCCCCTTCAATACCGGCGATTACGTCGTTTACCCGACGCATGGCGTCGGCAAGGTGATGGGCCTGGAGACGACGGAAATCTCGGGCAGCGAGCTGGAGCTGATCGTCATCAAGTTCGACAAGGACCGCATGACCCTGCGTGTACCGGTGTCGAAGGCGAACAACGCCGGGCTGCGCAAGCTCTCGACCAAGAAGGTCATGGAGAACGCCCTGACCACGCTGAAGGGGCGCGCGCGTGCCAAGAAGACGATGTGGAGCCGTCGCGCCCAGGAGTACGAGGCCAAGATCAACTCCGGCGATCCGGTGTCGATCGCTGAGGTCGTGCGCGACCTGTACCGCGGTGAGGATCAGGGCGAGCAGTCCTACAGCGAGCGGCAGATGTACCAGGCCGCGCTTGAGCGCCTGGCCCGCGAGTTCGCGGCGATGGAGCACATCGACGAGCGCGCCGCGGCGGAGAAGCTTGAAGGCGTGCTGAAGGCGGCGTAA
- a CDS encoding c-type cytochrome, producing the protein MRRTVWAFCALVLAGVAALGGMRLIGEGVSGGTRMTAEDIAAGQRLYQANCAACHGANGQGQANWRQRRPDGKLPAPPLNGDGHAWHHPDGQLFAMVELGIEALVPEGYQSDMQGFGDRLSDREIRQLLAYVKSMWSTEKQARQQKITARARQD; encoded by the coding sequence ATGCGGCGCACGGTCTGGGCGTTTTGTGCGCTTGTGCTCGCCGGTGTGGCGGCGCTCGGGGGCATGCGGTTGATCGGCGAGGGTGTGTCGGGCGGCACTCGCATGACGGCCGAGGACATTGCCGCGGGCCAACGACTGTATCAGGCGAATTGTGCCGCCTGCCACGGCGCCAACGGCCAGGGGCAGGCGAACTGGCGCCAGCGCCGGCCCGACGGCAAGCTGCCCGCCCCACCGCTCAACGGTGATGGTCATGCGTGGCATCACCCTGACGGCCAGCTGTTTGCCATGGTTGAGTTGGGCATCGAGGCGCTGGTGCCGGAGGGTTACCAGTCCGACATGCAAGGCTTCGGCGACCGGCTGAGTGATCGCGAGATCCGTCAGCTGCTGGCCTACGTGAAGTCGATGTGGTCTACCGAGAAGCAGGCCCGGCAGCAAAAGATCACCGCGCGGGCCCGCCAGGACTAA
- a CDS encoding pyridoxamine 5'-phosphate oxidase family protein, translated as MSPLETPNAEPTDYPATERTRVRRANTRAHYDRETVHAVLDAGLQCAVGYVFDSAPYVTWTAYWRHGERLYWHGSSASRMIKRTQGGVPVCVSVGLLDGVVFARSGFHHTFNYRSVVAYGTAHAVTDRDEKLAALKAFTERLAPGRWDELRPPTDQELKATAVLSMPLTEVAAKVRQGGPKDDAEDMDAPVWAGYVPVGLVDGAPVTDPDSHVPTPPAYTHGLPLG; from the coding sequence ATGAGCCCGCTAGAGACGCCCAACGCCGAACCGACCGACTATCCAGCCACCGAGCGCACCCGGGTGCGCCGGGCAAACACCCGCGCGCACTACGACCGGGAGACGGTGCACGCGGTGCTCGACGCGGGCCTGCAGTGCGCGGTCGGCTACGTTTTCGACAGCGCACCGTATGTGACCTGGACCGCCTACTGGCGCCACGGAGAGCGGCTTTATTGGCACGGCTCCTCGGCCAGCCGGATGATCAAGCGGACCCAGGGCGGGGTGCCGGTGTGCGTTTCCGTCGGCTTGTTGGACGGGGTTGTGTTCGCGCGCTCGGGCTTCCACCACACCTTCAACTACCGCTCGGTCGTCGCCTACGGCACCGCGCACGCGGTTACGGACAGGGACGAGAAGCTCGCGGCGCTCAAGGCCTTCACGGAGCGCCTGGCACCGGGGCGCTGGGACGAGCTACGCCCGCCAACCGACCAGGAACTGAAGGCCACGGCGGTGTTGTCGATGCCGCTGACGGAAGTGGCTGCGAAGGTGCGCCAGGGCGGCCCGAAAGACGACGCGGAGGACATGGACGCCCCGGTCTGGGCCGGGTACGTCCCGGTCGGCCTGGTTGACGGTGCCCCGGTCACCGACCCGGACTCGCACGTGCCTACCCCGCCAGCGTACACGCACGGACTACCCCTGGGTTAG